The sequence CCTCAGGTTACAGGTGGTGCAGGTTTTCATTCTCAATGCGGGCTTCAGGTTTCCACCACCACGGCTGAAAGATCCACTTTAACGCAGGTGTGAGAAGAAATGGAAATTGTTAGTTCCTAATGTTTCAGCTGACACATCTGGACACCTCTGGCTGTTGTTGGCGTGCTCAGTCAGATATTTGGTCATTAGAGGAAAGTCTTTTTGAACAGCGTGgtcacagtgtttgtgtgctctGCTGGGCGACTTCTCATTTTGCAGAGACCTGTGACGGGAGACCGGTCCATCTCTAATGCATGAGCAGCAGTCAGAGAAAGGTCAGCAGCCCCGGTGACCCCTGGCTCTGCACTGTCCCTGTGTCGTGTGCAGGTGGAGCAGGGCGGCGGCGGTGCGGCTCCGGGCCGGGGATGAGATGCTGAGCGTGAACCGTGTCCCCCTGAGCGGCTCCCGTCAGGAGGCCTGCCTGGTGAAGAGCTCGCACCGGAGCCTGACCCTGGTGGTCCGACAGTATGGCGAGGtcatttcactttttgcaccatcacacacacccGCTGCTTCTTGTGCTGATGGAgaaccaggtgtgtgtgttcacactggCAGATGATTGTAGacgttttctttaaaaatgtactttattaattaaatgtgttatttattgttatCAATTCTCCTGGTTATTGATCGAAGGCTTTGTTTCTGAAATAATCTGTGTCCAGTCAGCAAATGTTCCCAAAGCAAATATCGTCGATCACTGGTCATTGAAATATTTGGAAGTTATATTTCTGATCAGTAACTGGAGTGGTTTTTAAACTTCTGTCTTGGCTTTTTGCAGAcagctgtttgtgctgctgtccGTCCCGTCACTGTGAAAACTCCTCCGGTTAAAGTCTTAAAGCTTGAATCCGATTAGTGTTTGCAAAGCCACAGGCCTGGGCTCAGTCCACAGGAGGGGGGCAGTTCCACCTGCCTGCTTCAGCCAGGGAGGCCCTGACAGTGAGAGTTTACAGGGCGAGCAGTGGCTTCATTTCCACAGTGGAAACACTCTGACTGGCTGAGAGGTGGTGGAGTCGCCCTCAGAGCCGCTGCAGCCCTGCTCCCCCGCCAGCAGGACGAGTGGTTCGCTCCGGGTTGCCTAGGTGCAGGCTCTATCAGCAGAGCTCATTGTTGTATGGGGATTTGGCTCAGAGTGGGCGCTCCTGTCATTTCCTTTCTCTGGACATGTTTGGTTTGTAGAAGATTTGGACTCACAGGTACTTCCTCCCCTCTTTTCTTCTATCACTCTGCTCCTCTGATTCAATCAGCCCGTGGGATTAGATCAGGATGTGGAGACTGGGTCTGAGATAACATAAATGTTCAGGGGCAGGGACCTGGTTCCCAGTGGGTCGGCTGGCAAACCTCAGGATGTCGGGAGGATCCGTGTGCAGGTGGGAGAAGGAGATCCAGTTGAACTCCAGCTATGACTGATGTTTGAGTTTACAGGGCAGATGACGTGTAGTTCAGCCACAGCTGCAGATTTACtgcgttgtttttttttgtccctggTCTGATTCCAGGCTCTCAGGACTGGGGTCGCTGCTGTTGATAACAAACCTCAAACATTTTCCTTCTGCTTGTTCACGGCTGAACAGAAGAATCTGTGGCCCAGCTGTGACACAGGTTGATCATGTTCTTTGTAGAAAACGTGCACAGTTGTAACGTGACACAGCTGACTGGACTCAGTACTGGCCTCAGAGAGAGAGTCTGGGTACAGATGTTCCAGCTGTCCTCTCTGGTTTGATTTTCTGCCACTGGGGCAGGCAGGGACGCGGCGATAAGCCCAGCTGTGATGACGCCGGCACTTCTATTGTGCTGTTGTGTTCAGAGCTCAGCGGGCCCCAGGCTGGTGAATCAGCAGGACGTGTCGGCGCTCGGGGGCCCGACAGGAGCCGGGGAGGGATTGATGGCGTTGGACAGAGTGAAACCCGACGGCTGACGGTAACCCATCTGGGTCTCTGTGTGCAGGTTGGTTCTGAGGTTTGTCCGTGTAATGACAGTGAAGCCAGGACTCAAAAGTATGTTGGACCCGGGATGATTTTGGGTCAGAGCGGGATGTGAAAGGTGTGAAAGTCCTTCCCTGGAAGCTGCTTAGATTCTGCCTTTAGTTCAACTTCTGATGCTTTGAGATTGAAAAGGTCCAAATCTGTTAAACCTCAGGGCCAATTCAGATTTTTCTGGTTGCTCTGAGCAGGATCAGCCGACTCCTGAGTCAGGTTGAGTTTAATAATATCATAAATCCTGAAAACAGTTCGGACGGGCTGGACTGAAGTGGCTAGACTCTTGAGAGGGTctcacttttttaaaactgatgaGATTTTTGTTTCATGAGGGTTTTGACTGGAAATACCCGAAACGTCAGAAACACGTCGGTGATCACAGTATTCATGGAAAAGTGTTTACTCTTATGTGTATGTCACATTTCACGCTTCACGCTGCTGCTTGTGACAAACTCTGAGCTGTTTCACTGATTACCCAGCAGCCCCGGCGGTTGTGCAGGCGCAGCCACTTGCAGCCCAAACACGAGATTAAAGCAAGGACGCAGAGCAGGACAATAACTCCTCCCCCAGGCCTGAAATCCCCCTTAGTAATCCCAGAGGAAATCTGTGTGTAGGAGGTGGAGGCAGCAGATTCCTCAGGCAGTGGGAGTTGAGGTCAGagttcaccacacacacactaacaggcaaacacacacacagcttcaggTGGTTGGTCAGCTCCCTCGGTGTGTTGCTGTTCCAGTCCCGTGTCTAATGAAGACCTTTACCGTGTTGTGGCTGCTGTGAGTCATGGATCATGTTTTGTAACCGATCGTCTGTTGATTGATGTTAGGGGGGACTGATGAGTCCGTGTTCTATTGGGGTTTAGTCCTAATGTGGTTGTTCTGGATTTGTGCAGTTTTCTCCTGAAGTCACTGACACGGTGCAGTACGACTGCTGGTCGCACTACAAACGTAAGTCGAACACCAAGAGCTGTTTGTTCTTACTGAGCTGAGTGTTTAATTAGTAGAAGcccagagagacagagctgtgTGATCTGAGCAGTGACCTCTGGTTACTGCAGCATAGACTGAGGCCTGGTTCTCCTCTGGTTGGTCCATGTGGACTGTGTCCTTCTGAGAGGGATGTCATGGCAGCAGGGACTCTGTCTGCGTTTGAAGAGAAATGAAAGTTggtgtttaaagtttaaaaaatgagaCTTCTTGTCCTGCTTCACAAAGAAGGAAACTGagttcttcttctgttgttctGTGGATGTtccaccacctcctcttctGTTCTTCCTTCACCTGCTGCCAGACCTGAAATGGTTGATGTTGCGTCTTCGCGTGCGATGCCGTCAGAACCCGAGCTTCACGTGGCGAGGAGCTTCCTCACCAAGATTTTGCGAAGCTCTATGAGGTACCGTCACCTGGCCACGCCCCCGTGTTTGCTGCTAGTTCCTGATTGGTGTTTTCTGTCCAGTCTGTgctttgtggtttttcattAGCCCCTTGTGGTGATGGGTTAGCTGGGGGCCTCCTCACATGCTGTCAGTTGGTTTGTCACACTGATGTTTGgctcctgctgtgttttttttttccaacatgcTTTCAGGAGGAGCCACTTCAAAGGGTATGTGCAAGTTTATGGTCCAGCTGGACTGGATCATACCAGAATACAGGATTTAATTGTTTagacaaaaactgaacaggTTTGTTTCCTGTCTAGGAAGAATGGTCTGGGCTCACGGGCCCACTCCTGGCACCCCTCCAGGTTGACAGAAGAGGAGTCCGAGCCTGGCAGAAGAGAGGCCCCACCGGAACCAGTCTGGCCTCCAGAACATAAGGCCAGGTGAGATTTAGGTTTTCTGTCAGCCTCTGTCTGTgttaaacagcagaaaatagGTTTTTCCCTCAGGCCTGATACGGTGGTGATGCTGGTCGCAGCCGGTGATTTTATTGGTGTGTACCATCGGCCTCCATTACGCCTCATCTcatgttgtggtgaagaagaacCATGTGGCTTTCTGCTGTGTTATTGGACAGCAATGGAGGTCTATGGTACAGaacaataagctaaaccaggttctggattcagtacaccacattcattggcACTGcctctggatgggatctggcAGAATTATGACGTAGCATAACAATCGTTTTCAAGTGTTATAGTTTGTGACATCACATACCAGGTCCAAAGAGTCATCCAGTCAAGAGGACCAGATCCCCCAGGACCAGCTAACCAGCCAGCTCGGCCCAGTCATCAACATGGAGAAGCTGGAGCATCCCTGCCCTCCCTACCCACCGGTTCGTCTTTCCCCCGCCACATGCACCAGCAGTTCTGAGCCGCTCTTCAGGCCAGCGGCCAGAAGGGACCCTGGGTTCAGTTGTTTCTCTGGCACCTCCAGCCCTCCTGTTCATGACCTCAGCACATCTGCTAGGAGGGGCCCCAGCTCTGAACGCATTTTCTTTAAGGGCGTTCAGGGCAACAGGCCTCAACAGGATGAGCGGCCCAGGTACCTCCAGCCAACACTGGACAGCAGAAACTGGGAGGGGTCATGGGTGGAGGAACGGCCAGCCTCTCGAGTCTCTGTTGCAGGGCGACCCAGCATCAGCCCAGTGTGGCAGGTCCCAGAGAAGCAGTCCCagtctcctcctcccccaccaaCTCCCCTCCACAGTGACGGCTTTGCTGCCATAAAGGTGTTCCCGTTCCCTGAAGGGCCTGGTGGTCCATCAAAGACTCATGGCAGATCAGTTGAAAAACTGACAGAAGTTAACCACAACATCTTCAGGTCCCACCAGGACAAAACCCCAGAAGCCAGACGTAGCTACACTCCCTTACCCACCAAAGAGTTCCTGGATCCCAATGTGGCAGCTGTCCCGAACCAGAACCAGCTGCACCCTAACAGACTCTTCTCCTTGTCCAGTAATGATGTCAGACAGCCTCCTTACACCCACCTACCTGCCCACCAGAGGCAGTTCAGTGACGAAAGCCCCTTCTACCAGCAGACAAGGTCAGCGACTCCCAACAAGACCCAGAGTGTAGGAAGCTACTATCGCAGCCTCCAGGATGTGCTCAGCCTCAAACAGGTACAGCACTCCACAAACCCAAACCTGGTGGGTGGGAGACACTGCAGCCTGGCAAGCAGGCGTTCAGTTCAGACCACAGAGCTCCAGTCCAGGCAGGGCAAAGTCGAGGGCCAGAGGGGGGAAACAGCGAAACACCACTGGATAAGCAGCGACGAGCCAGGCTTCCTAAGTTCCTTGAAGACAGATGTTAAGGTCAAGTACTCTCTACCTCAGTCCCACATGCCCTACTCTGAAAATAAGGAGCCACTTGACCCCTCCCATGTGGGGAGTGGTCTCCATTATGACCAGCAAACCTCTGAGCAGTCTGTTCGGAGCCACAGCCTAGAAGAtgctgtgaagagaggtgaagGACTCTCTAATGATATGAAAAGACACTTCCCGGCACATCCAAGTCATAATCGTAAGCTTGGTCTTTTAAGGCATCGAGACCCATGGGTGCCTCAAGAAGACCACCAAATATCCCCTTTGAGGACTCCTCTTCTCCACTCCCTGGTGCAGGAAAGTGGGATCCTGACTGAAAGGCAACCACCTGCTACAACCACAGGAGTCCGGTCCACCAGTGACGCCATGGCCATGGGCGGAGGGAAAGTGAATCGGCGCAGCGACCGTTACTCCACAACGCTCCGCAAAGAGATCCAGCAGAAACGGGCTCAGCTGCAAAAGAGCCGCAGTGCTGCAACCCTGATGTGTGATGTGGAggataaagagacagagaagtgGCGATCCACAGAGACTTCTACGTCTTCTGGTGTGTGCTTCTCGAGTACCTACAAAGACCATCTGAAAGAGGCACAGGCCCGAGTCCTCCAGGCCACCTCCTTCCAGAGACGAGACCTAGAGCCCATTGGTTCAGAGGCACCAGTGGGTAAAGTCTCCTCTAATGGACGCATTAGAGCACGTAAGCACTTCTCCCAGGTGAAGAGAACGCACTCTTTCTCAGAGCCTGACAAGATTGATAAAGTAGGAGTGGAAGGAGAACTTCAAACAGCTTTTGGCGAACGGAAAAAGTTCTTTGAGGCCAAACCATCCTTTTCCAGGCCTGTCCTGAAGTCCAGCCTGGATACAAACTCAAACATGGACCTTGGTGGGACACGCAAAACCAGAGAGGCCACTTCACCTGTCGAGCCTGCTCATCCATCCACAGACCCCAGCCACCTCAGCCTGGGACAAAAGCAGGTCTTTCCAGATCAGCAGAGGCTTGGGACCTTTGCTGAATACCAGGCCACGTGGAGCAAACAGAAGAAGTCGTCGGAGGCCAAGACCCAGGGAAGGTATCACTCCGCAGAGAACATCTTGGATACAGCTGCTGAGGAGGATGACATCTGTGTCCACGAGAGGTCCAGGTCTTCCCCTTCTGCAGACTTCTGCACACAGGTGGGCCACAGTTATGTGCTTTTCAAGTTCTGAATGATTAGTCTGCTTTTCAAAATATCTGTACCAACACGAGTCTTTTCAGGGGATGATCTGAAATGAGAGGACCAGTAATGAAATCAGAGCtgtagattgtttttttttgtttgtttgttttgttttttttttaaaaacaagtaaaactgCCTGGTTCAGATTAAGGTAGAAGAAACCAGCACTAGTTCTGCTTGAACTCCTGACAGGTAACAGTTTTACCCGACCACAAGAGGGCAGTGTAAACACAATTCTTACACAGTGTGAACAAACTAATGCTGTGTCCATTTACCTTTTGTTTACAGAATATTCCTGTAACATGGAGAGACCCTGAGGCCCAGCAGAGCCCCTACAGCCCCAGGTGAGACTAGTGACAGATAAGACAACAACCAGAGCTCCAAACTATAAACCCAGTCACACAGCACGTGGTTGGTCAGGACAGAGAAAGGTGGGTTGGTGCAGGTGTTGGGCGGGTCTCGGTTCCTGTGTCAAGTGACAGTATCTCCTAGACCAGGGTAGTAAACTACACCTGGATCTGCTGTGATCATTTGCTGGATCCTTCTCCTCTTCAGGTCAGCAGACCTTCCACTCAGGAAGTAAACCTGAAGCCTGTGTGGTCTGAGCTCAATTGTGCAGGTTTGCTTTACGTTCACCATGTTTCTTTAAGTCTGTGTTCACATGTAATCCAGCCTGTTGTGGCTGTGGATCAAATAAACAGGCCTGTGCCTTTGCCCGGTGAACAACCACTGATGGACTTTACACATCGGGCTGAAGTGTGATCCTTATTTTCCCAGACTGTTCTGGTGTCAGCCCACAGAATGACAGCGTTTATTTTAGCTACAGATGTTTTTGTGCAGCTGTGGCTCAACCAGCCACAAACTTCCTCTGACTCATGTTGTGGGTTTGACCCAGTGCCCAGTTTCTACCCAGTCCCACTGGAAAAACACCCAGTACATGTGGGCCATTGTCACGCCCCCCAGCGTGTTAACAGATACAGGTGGAGGAACCAGCAGGCTTGACAGGGGCTGTTAAGTCCAGAGGACTGGGCAGCAGGTCCTCCTTGGTAAAGACAACGTGAGCCTTTGTATCAGGAAATTAGTGTTTTTGTCACAGAAGCCAACAGAAAGTGAGCAGCCACCTCATGATTCTGTCGTTATCTGAAATCTAAAGACGTTTCAGCTGCTCAGACCAGCAGATGTGTTTCTTGCTTTCTCTGTGCGCGTCTGTTGACGctggtgtgtttttgctgtcatACTGATCAGGTCTGGCTTCATTGGGACCTGCAGAGGGAGGGCGGAGAATAGGCAGCGACTCCAGCCTGACCATAGCCCGGTCCCATGCCTCCCTGACCACAGAACCAAACCAGACCCTGCCAGTCCCTCGGGCCCTGTCCCTCGGGCCCTGCTGGTTGCTGGCTCCCAGCAACCAGCCCAGCCTCCACAAACCAAGAGTCTCCACCCGCTGCCCAGGCCCAGTTTAGGCCCAGAAACCACATCCTCCTCCCAGGAATTCCTCTCTTGTGCCCAGGCAGAGGTGGCAGCGCTGCAGCCTCAATCCAGTTCTGACACCCAGCACCATGCTCTGAGCCTGGACTCCTCTCCTGGCCCCACCCCGGTCAGCTCCCCCCACCTCAGCAGGATGACCAAGCCAGACGTGAGTAAAGGACGAGCGGAAACCGAGCGGGAAAACCTGGCGACCATCCTGCCTCTTCCTGTGGCAGAACCAGCATGTTCTCCTTCACCACACTTTTCACCGCTGAGACTCACTGACAAACCCCCGGCCGTGCAGGAGGACTCAGCACTCAGGTAAGCAGCTTAGCCAGAGGGCTTCACGTCTCCCTGCCGCCCCATGTTGTAAACAACATGTAGACAAGTCTGAtgtgttgttgattttttttctgtggctggAGACGAATCCAAGCTGAAAATGTAGTTAAAGCCTCTGTGGCCGGGCGGAATTAGAAACGGGGATCAGGACTTccttagaaaaacatttctccCACTGGGACAGTGTCAAAGCTGCTTGGTTCAGTGAAGCTCTGCTGAAGGCTGAACTGTGAAAATAAGTCCCTAAAATTAACAGATGACTTGTCACATCATGTTTCCCATGTTTCATCTGTGAAACTATAATGTCTTTCTAAGCATTCAGAGGAAACTACCTGTGCAGGATTAATTATGTGAAGGAAGAAACGATGAATTCATCATTGGAAAAGCCTGTTTGAATAAAAATGCTTCAGGCTGGACGGAGGAAGCAGGCAGCTTGGCGACTTGGTGACAGTAACTGGCAAGATAAAGTGCTGACACTTGTGTTTACTGCTCAGGTTGGCACAGGAACTGATGGATGTGAAGAGTCCGGTGAGGAAAGTCCCCGTGAGGATCGTGAGCTGCTCACATGGGGAGGGACGAGCCTACCTGCCTCAAAACCCTGAGGCCTGCGGCGCCTTCCAGCCGCCACCGCCTCCTTACGTCGCCTCCCTGGGAGCTGCAGAGCACCGGGCCTCCTCTATGTTCAGCGCCTACACCCGCCACGTCCCACAGGACTCAGGCCAGGCATCAGTACCTGTGTCCAGCTCAGTGGGGGTCCAGGGCTCTAAGGAGGATGCCAAGACAGAGGAGCTGGCAAGAGATGTCATGGGCAGAGACAAATCTCTAGTGGACGTCTTAGACCAGAGCGGCAGGAAGACCACCATGGACCTGATGGAGGGACTCTTCCCCCCAGAGGAGCAGGTGCTGCAGGGAGCCCACGAGCGCAGGAGGGTCTCTGTCGGCTCCAAGCTGCCGACCTCCTCACCAAGGAGCACAGGAAggtgggaaatgtagtttgttGGATAGTAACTTGGCATTTTTACTCAAGTACAGTACTGAGATATTTGTACTTCACTGGAGTGAACCATGTTTTTCTACTTCATTCTTGGACCTCACTACATGTCAgaaccttgtactttttcctgctctacttCAGtgctacccagcagtatataaagtacttcaaattagaagtatataaggtagttaacgtcagctacccagcggtatataaagtacttcaaattagaagtatataaggtagttaacgtcagctacccagcagtatataaagtacttcaaattagaagtatataaggtagttaacgtcagctacccagcagtatataaagtacttcaaattagaagtatataaggtagttaacgtcagctacccagcagtatataaagtacttcaaattagaagtatataaggtagttaacctcagctacccagcagtatataaagtacttcaaattagaagtatataaggtagttaacgtcagctacccagcggtatataaagtacttcaaattagaagtatataaggtagttatcgtcagctacccagcggtatataaagtacttcaaattagaagtatataaggtagttaacgtcagctacccagcagtatataaagtacttcaaattagaagtatataaggtagctaacgtcagctacccagcggtatataaagtacttcaaattagaagtatataaggtagttaacatttttactgcagtaacatttggaatgcagtacttttactctgtggtatttctactgttactgcagtaaacaGTCTGAGTAGTACCTCTAGAGGTGAATGTAGTGATTCCCACACAGAAACAGTCTGTGCAGAGAAAACTGGTTTTTAATCATCACTTCCTGCTGAAACTCTGAATCTCCAGTTTTTATTCTTattcactgaaaaagaaaaatcatgttCAGCTCAGAGATGAGAAACTAATTTCTCTGTCCAGTTCTcctgtgctgccccctgctggtcagACCCTTGAATCTCCACTTTACTGACCGATCCATTCCCAAACATCTCAGTCATCAAAGGAAGTGAAAAGACAGACAGTGCAGGTGGTAACATGAACAGTAGAATCTAAAACGAACGCGAGGCAGTTACGTTAAGACAGgacttgtttgtgtttgcttgagTTTTGCACATTACACAAAATTAGAGTCATCACAAACATGATGGTTTATGACTGATTTAATGCCAGTTTGGTTTCAGATCAGTCTGTCTCTGGTTCcggcaggagggaggaggacgTGTCgggctcagcagcagcctccctgGTCCCCAGCTCCTCCTACTACAATACGTCAGCTCCCAAAGCCGAGCTGCTCATCAAGATGAAGGACAtgcaggagcagctggaggagcaggacTCCGAGGACGAGCTGGACGTCGACCTGGCCTTTAAAAAGGTAAATCTTTCCTGTGAGTTTCTGACAGGCCGCTCATACAGACGTGTGGTCCTAGAGCCGACTCCTGtccgtcagaacggtcagatcagaatccatgtggtcgttttaacgtctccctcctctgcacaatgtcgcctgtcgtcatcattcagtgtgggaaacatcaacatggaggagggggggcagtggagagaccaggacgtgtttcagttcagtctgtgcatggtggcagtttaggagctcagggggttcacacctggtcaAACAGCAGGTCTCTTGGAAGCAGCAGGAATTTAAGAGGTTGTGTGTGCAGATGTAGTTTGTGCTGAGTGACTGCATTTGTTGATGTTCTCTTGATCTTCTCCAGAACGAGCTCATCTCTAGCCTGGCGAGGAAGCTGGATGTGCTCCGGGAGGCACGTCAGAGCCTGCAGGACGACGTGGAGGATAACGAGACTCTGGGCCGCGAGGTGGAGGCCACGGTGCAGCGCCTCTGTCAGCCCAACCAGCTTGATAAGTTCCGCATGTTTGTGGGCGACCTGGACAAAGTGGTGAGCCTGCTGCTGTCGCTGTCGGGGAGGCTCGCCCGAGTGGAGAACGCCCTCAACACCCTGGAGGACGAAGCCCCACCAGAAGAGAAGGTAACTGCCTTGGTCACATAACAGGGgcagaaaatacagaattaGCAGcaggtctgaacccaggtggagccggggcctttctgtgtggagtctgcatgttgtccctgtttctgtgtgggttttctcctcccacagtccaaacacatgcaggtcaggattagggtctgaacccaggtggagccggggcctttctgtgtggagtctgcatgttgtccctgtgtctgtgtgggttttctcctcccacagtccaaacacatgcaggtcaggttggttggtgactctaaattgcctgtaggtgtgaatgtgtgtaggtgtgtgatGTGTggcagccctgtgattggctgttcaTCTGTCCAGGTGGGACCCGCGTCTCACAGGACGCCCTGTCGTAGGTGATGATGGAGAATAATAAGTAATGTCCCTTCTCCCCCAGCAAACCCTGATGGAGAAGCGCGAGCTGCTGATGCGGCAGCACGAAGACGCCAAGGAGCTGAAGGAGAACCTGGACCGTCGGGAGCGACTCGTCTACAGCATCATGGAGGCC is a genomic window of Mastacembelus armatus chromosome 2, fMasArm1.2, whole genome shotgun sequence containing:
- the LOC113127112 gene encoding protein Shroom2-like yields the protein MVDVASSRAMPSEPELHVARSFLTKILRSSMRRSHFKGKNGLGSRAHSWHPSRLTEEESEPGRREAPPEPVWPPEHKARSKESSSQEDQIPQDQLTSQLGPVINMEKLEHPCPPYPPVRLSPATCTSSSEPLFRPAARRDPGFSCFSGTSSPPVHDLSTSARRGPSSERIFFKGVQGNRPQQDERPRYLQPTLDSRNWEGSWVEERPASRVSVAGRPSISPVWQVPEKQSQSPPPPPTPLHSDGFAAIKVFPFPEGPGGPSKTHGRSVEKLTEVNHNIFRSHQDKTPEARRSYTPLPTKEFLDPNVAAVPNQNQLHPNRLFSLSSNDVRQPPYTHLPAHQRQFSDESPFYQQTRSATPNKTQSVGSYYRSLQDVLSLKQVQHSTNPNLVGGRHCSLASRRSVQTTELQSRQGKVEGQRGETAKHHWISSDEPGFLSSLKTDVKVKYSLPQSHMPYSENKEPLDPSHVGSGLHYDQQTSEQSVRSHSLEDAVKRGEGLSNDMKRHFPAHPSHNRKLGLLRHRDPWVPQEDHQISPLRTPLLHSLVQESGILTERQPPATTTGVRSTSDAMAMGGGKVNRRSDRYSTTLRKEIQQKRAQLQKSRSAATLMCDVEDKETEKWRSTETSTSSGVCFSSTYKDHLKEAQARVLQATSFQRRDLEPIGSEAPVGKVSSNGRIRARKHFSQVKRTHSFSEPDKIDKVGVEGELQTAFGERKKFFEAKPSFSRPVLKSSLDTNSNMDLGGTRKTREATSPVEPAHPSTDPSHLSLGQKQVFPDQQRLGTFAEYQATWSKQKKSSEAKTQGRYHSAENILDTAAEEDDICVHERSRSSPSADFCTQNIPVTWRDPEAQQSPYSPRSGFIGTCRGRAENRQRLQPDHSPVPCLPDHRTKPDPASPSGPVPRALLVAGSQQPAQPPQTKSLHPLPRPSLGPETTSSSQEFLSCAQAEVAALQPQSSSDTQHHALSLDSSPGPTPVSSPHLSRMTKPDVSKGRAETERENLATILPLPVAEPACSPSPHFSPLRLTDKPPAVQEDSALRLAQELMDVKSPVRKVPVRIVSCSHGEGRAYLPQNPEACGAFQPPPPPYVASLGAAEHRASSMFSAYTRHVPQDSGQASVPVSSSVGVQGSKEDAKTEELARDVMGRDKSLVDVLDQSGRKTTMDLMEGLFPPEEQVLQGAHERRRVSVGSKLPTSSPRSTGRREEDVSGSAAASLVPSSSYYNTSAPKAELLIKMKDMQEQLEEQDSEDELDVDLAFKKNELISSLARKLDVLREARQSLQDDVEDNETLGREVEATVQRLCQPNQLDKFRMFVGDLDKVVSLLLSLSGRLARVENALNTLEDEAPPEEKQTLMEKRELLMRQHEDAKELKENLDRRERLVYSIMEAHLDTESLDDYRHFVKMKSALIIEQRKLEDKIKLGEEQLKCLVDSLPLEQRPQL